The following is a genomic window from Episyrphus balteatus chromosome 1, idEpiBalt1.1, whole genome shotgun sequence.
GATAGAGATAGTATCTTCGAACCACATGGTTGTTATTGTTTGCCAGGATATTGCCGAAATAAATATGGCAAATGTATACCATTTTGTGATGCATTTACTGAATGTTTTTAAGAggaaatagtttttattaagtttatctttttttaatttttataaaaataaagtcaaaaataatttaaaaaaaatattttttcaattttttatttattttttcttctaataaacaaagacaaatttttaaaactcgtGATAATCACACTTTTTAAAAGCAACAGAATATGGAACGCACATTTGAGTTTTCTCATTCCTACAAAATCCTGGTTTACAATAACATCCAAATGGTTGCGGGATATCAGTTCGCATGCGACAGCGCTTTCCAATATCCTTGCAATAAACCTGACAATATGGAGCTATTCGTGGCGGGAGGTAAACTTCATTTGGACCACTGCAACAGATCGGGACAAGTGTTTGAGGTGGTGGTGGCAATGTTGATAGAGTTGTAAAATTTGTCCATGGTGTCGGGGTTGGTTCcaaagttgttgttgtatttgggAAGGTGtctgattaatgaaaaaaattattaaaatcgtatttctaaaattttacctatttcatttaatttatttatttataacttgaattctttaaaaaaagagaAGCTGAATTATGCTAAAAGGATTAGCTTGAAATggtttttaagcaatttttgaaaaaaaaaaaaaacatgacaattCAAATGAACTTACTTTGAGCAGTAACAGAAGCAATAACAACACTCAGGACAGCAAATATCTTGAACAACATTGTTGTTCTTAGAACCGTCGAATTTAATTAACTGTAACTTTATTTccttaaaatgtatttatattgCATTGTTTCTCTACTTATCTACTACCACTTGAAGaggaaattcaataaaaaaaaaggaaaaaacattATCTACCATTTGTTATCAATGAAACGATTGATGTTCAAATATTTCTTAACATAAACGATTAAAGAatgatttttaactttgaatttttatttatcttttaagAGGGCACCGGAACATTTTGAACTCTTTCATTAAGACTATATTACCTTCAACAAATTACTTGAATCCTTTCACTTTATTTTGAACTTGAGTCTGTTTATTGCACAGTAAGAAGACTAAAACTTCATGAATAAGCTTCTTCACGTCATAAGTTTAGAAGTAATAGTTATCTTAATCTCACAAATATGTTATCGTTAGAAGTGTCTTGGTTTTCCGCTGGTTATAAgctatggaatttttttttaaatgcgccATTTAGGAAAAAGtcataaactaaaaattttattttgaatgtacCTTACCGATAGAGGctcttcaaatattttatcaagGTATAACTTCAAAGAAAATCAAACTCAGctaaaaagttcaaatttttgaaaaatagtacAATTTTGTTGCtattaaaaatactttcaagttaaaaaaaatcatccatatattttttcgtaattttcttcaaagtcttgattttgaaaattattttttcataaactattttataaaacaggttttgttaaaaatataataagaaaaaaggtttttggccttacaaaaaagtttaaacgtTAAAGTAAgtgtaatcgttgattttaaataatttttgtttttcaaaagtaagaaattttttaaaaaattgaactgGTCCCCCAGAACCTGTAATCCCCTATACTATACGATTTTCTTTTCGACCCAGCTTACATATTCCTTTGAAATCAGTcatattgaagtaaaaaattaaaatatatgttgtaaaagtacgaaaataaatggttaccttttttttgtaaaaccattGCAGCACGTTTATATAAACCATATCTGCAAAATGAGCAcatcaaattgttgaaaattaaatgatctttaaaaactgtcatgagtattttttcaataaaagttgagaaaaaaagttgtggcccttcaaagtattttttcttgaaaatgtgcatctattttcaagtataactttcttattttcaattttacagaaaaaagtaccttaattaaaattgtagagaaaCAAATTATCTACAAGAACgatgttaacaatttttttgtgggactaTCGCTTCGCAAGATATtggtaaaaaacagtttaaaccactttttccaagatggcggccaaatgggggggctttcaaccccgaaaactatATTGTATACTCACATCAACCTCCCCTAcacaccaaaacaaaaaaatcttgtcctacccaaaatgcaaggttaatgtaacatttcaatggactataTAGCATTGGAAATAATTATGTATCTCTTCTATCTGCCCTCTTACGATTTTTCATGTTCAAACTTTAATATGTCAGAAACCATTCACGCTAGGGAGTTTGGCTTATAAAAACTTTTGATCAGTTGAACAACAACATACTACAGCTTTTCAATCCTAGCACAAGTACTTCATAAGCTTTCCATCTGCCTTACACTCTACTTGTCTCTCTCTAATcaaattattggaaaattttgttattcCGTCATCAAAGTAAAAAGTTGAATCAAGCTGGCAGTGTTAAACTAAGTTCTCTAACAACTACAACTTAATTTAATGGCCATTTTCATACAATCCCTAAATTTTATgctgaaaaaactaaaaatttgaaTCTCGAATTATGAGATACAGTTAAAAACAAGGAACTCAAAAACTTTCAGCTACTTGGCAATAGTTTCTCAGATACAGGGCTTTAAAGACCACAAAAAATCGTAactaactgactcactgactgatcattaaaactattgaaatctCCCGAAATTTCGCATATTGGTCTCCTTAAccataaaaaatttctatttttttcgatttaaggGTCATCTTAGCCGCccatttttacagaattattGTCAAACATTATGGACCACTTTGTGAACACTCCAAAAATGTTGAGTGTCttagatttttaaaactttttagagTGGTAAAGAGACAATTTTCAAGTTTTAGATCAACAGGACTGTGATATAAAAAGCTACCAAATTCAACGACTTGAGAATTCAATTTGGCCAAGTTTTCCACACCATCACTCATTGAAAATTTAAGCTTTAACTTTTTTAAGCTGTAGTAAATTTCACACAGTTTATGTGATCCTATTAGTGTGATTTTTCTTCTCATATTGTAGAATCTTACATTATGTTTATccttagtaaaattgaaaatatatttgtcaatttaaaatttccatTTGCAAAACAAATTAACCTTCTGAAAATCAAATCTTGAACTTTTCAATTAATTCACTTTAATAACACAAAAGGTAAATTCAGggcttatttaaaaatttaagtatttgtaaaaatatttaagttatttaaagaaaataaattggtCTTTCATTATCCTAAAAACGACCCTCAAAAagcaaagtgaaaaaaataagaaacaaaaaaacatcaaaaatgaataaaatcctTTTTCTCTTTCACAAAAATACTTCTTAAATCTTTtcgttattaaaaaataatttttttttttaatttttattttattttaatttttagataaaattattcaaattagtaataataatttgaaactTTCAATTTACACTTGAAAAATGCATCATAAAACATTACACATTTGCCTTTCTTATTTCTACAATAACCTGGTTTACAATAACATCCAAATGGCTCTGGGATATCAAATCTCATGTGACATTCCTTTCCAATATCCTCGCAATAAACCTGACAATAAGGTGCAATTCGTGGAGGCAGATAAATTTCATTTAGCGAACTACAACAGGGTGGTCTAAGTGGTTGAGTTGGTGATACTACTATTGGTGGAAGTGGTGTATCAGTTGGAAATTTAGGTGTTGAGTTTGTAGGATCAGGAGTTGTTGGTGGCCTTGGTTTTGTATAAATTATTGTAGTAGTAGTTGTAGTTGGCTTGGTTTTTTCATCTAgtgaaaaaataagagaaaaagtatatgaaaaagtttttttttttatgaattaagaaATTATGATAGAAGATATCAGAGAATAAATTAAAGGAAATAATAAATGAACTTACCTTGAGCAACAATAGACCCAGCGACAACAATAATGACACTAAATATCTTAATTaacattattgtttttaaatttcgaacATGTGAACAAAAAGTATTTATAATAATgcattttgtaatatttttattatctttttcaatatctttacTTCAAGATTTTGGTGGttcaaaaaactgaaaagcttgtaggtacctactttttttttttatttttttgaggtttttgacTTTCTTGGAAATTTTGTTATCGATAAATCAGTTCACAATCAGAAAAAGATTTCTtaatatcagaaaaaaaatcatattgacATTGTAGACTGATTGTCCACAAcagtttttaaatacttttttttttaatgccaacaTTAATCAAAACTCGACTTAAAACTTGGTATTATCTCACAACCAGGTCGAATTTGAACTctacatattttgaaataatgccGTAACATTTATAGATTTAAAACGGCAGCcctttacgtacatatttcttTGTATTGTTTCTGGAATGACCTTGGGAGTAATGCTTTTATGGTAAAAAGTAGCACCAATGTTAAAGTGATTTATGGACAAAATTTAaggaataattataatttaatttttttaaaaagtgtaaacaaatataaatttttagaaaaaagttgaaagtgttttttaaattttttttttactatttttcaaaaaaagttggtaaatcatttctaaaaaaaaaatattaatcggcacttcaaaaataaatttcgaaaaaaacaactaacctgtttcaaatttcaaacttcaattgattttttaaaaaagttttttttttaactatttttcaaaaaagtccaaaaattgtttttctttttttagcttccaagtttcaagaaaattgctCTAGTGAACGGTTTAGGCTGGAGCCTGAGACATAAATACAGACAGACGCACTTTTTGGGCTTCCTCCCTATCGTAATATCATGTCTAATTATCGAGAtcgattatttttatgaaaccaAAACATGCCctatatcgcaaataaaaaaagtacacTGCGGCGTATACctatcttcttttataatatttgttttgttttaaactgAAATATAAACATAATATCAGGCagtggcggatccaggatttttttctggggggggcacaagggacggattggcaaaatcagccaatcgccttgtcgccttgtcgccatgtcgccatgtcgccttgtcgccatgtcgccttgtcgccatgtcgccatgtcgccttgtcgccatgtcgccttgtcgccatgtcgccatgtcgccttgtcgccatgtcgccttgtcgccatgtcgccatgtcaccatgtcgccttgtcgccatgtcaccatgtcgccttgtcaccatgtcgccatgtcaccatgtcgccttgtcgccatgtcgccatgtcgccatgtcgccttgtcgccatgtcgccttgtcgccatgtcgccttgtcgccatgtcgccatgtcaccatgtcaccttgtcgccatgtcaccatgtcgccttgtcgccatgtcgccttgtcgccatgtcgccttgtcgccatgtcgccatgtcaccatgtcgccatgtcaccatgtcgccttgtcgccttgtcgccatgtcgccatgtcgccatgtcaccatgtcgccttgtcgccatgtcgccttgtcgccatgtcgccttgtcgccatgtcgccttgtcgtcatgtcgccttgtcgccatgtcgccatgtcaccatgtcgccttgtcgccatgtcgccttgtcgccatgtcgccttgtcgcaatgtcgccttgtcgccatgtcgccttgtcgccatgtcgccttgtcgccatgttgccttgtcgcattgtcgccatgtcgccaggtcaccatgtcgccttgtcgccatatcgccttgtcgccatatcgccttgtcgccatgtcgccttgtcgccatgtcgccatgtcgccttgtcgccatgtcgccttgtcgccttgtcgccatgtcaccttgtcgccatgtcgccttgtcgccatgtcgccttgtcgtcatgtcgccttgtcgccatgtcgccatgtcaccatgtcgccttgtcgccatgtcgccttgtcgccatgtcgccttgtcgccatgtcgccttgtcgccatgtcgccatgtcgccttgtcgccttgtcgccatgtcgccttttcgccatgtcgccatgtcgccttgtcgccatgtcgccatgtcgccttgtcgccatgtcgccttgtcgccatgtcgccttgtcgccatgtcgccatgtcgtattcaaatcgcaatgcatacttgtcataagaaaactattgatacgaatatctttttaacggttaaagcaattaatttgctgccagggaactttttatagaacgtttaagtccctacaagaaaacatcttgctaatttgaaaatattgaattttcagtgaattagaaaattttgaaattgaaaattgattttttaatttttttctcgatttaaatcgtgaataacttctttagaactcaatttagggaaaattactatgagaccttttttgtagagaattaaatttcctataagaatctgtcgtggttttatttttctattcacttatttgctcatcacaaaattccaaagtgaaacagtcaaattgaaaaaaaaacacttcgatttaaaaagcttaattactcgaatacggcacgtctgacgaaaattttcaatcagatcttttttgtaggaaatttaattttttataagaaaaaatgaacagaaattttttttactttgatcgtctagcagttctgttgtaaaacatcatatcatgtataaaaataaaaaaaaccgatgatagacctcttaaaattttttttaacggctcaaattttcaccaaattttttttttcatcatcctgaacaagattttcgaagtaactttcaaaaaaaaaatatttttttttttggcccagtctaatatacaatttttttttttagaataccattcataccttgGTTGTTGATGTCCAtaggtatcaaaatttttcaccaaaatcactttgaagtaaaaaaaaacacttagaaaattgaaaaaaaatttcgtgtttagttattcgtttatttatttgtgaggtggtaaagggatgcaacaaacaataaaattcgcatttccagccagaaatagacaagagtttcactcaagtactttctgtaattattcatataatttaacaactctattaatttgatttgcttaaagtatgaaccagttctggggggggcacgtgcccccgtgcccccccccccccctggatccgccgttgATATCaggtagagctgtagcaaaccgtatgtattcgttacttaaatgcgggtattcacttcagtaacgagtaacgaaacgttactgcccaaa
Proteins encoded in this region:
- the LOC129911194 gene encoding uncharacterized protein LOC129911194, whose translation is MLIKIFSVIIVVAGSIVAQDEKTKPTTTTTTIIYTKPRPPTTPDPTNSTPKFPTDTPLPPIVVSPTQPLRPPCCSSLNEIYLPPRIAPYCQVYCEDIGKECHMRFDIPEPFGCYCKPGYCRNKKGKCVMFYDAFFKYTFPNTTTTLEPTPTPWTNFTTLSTLPPPPQTLVPICCSGPNEVYLPPRIAPYCQVYCKDIGKRCRMRTDIPQPFGCYCKPGFCRNEKTQMCVPYSVAFKKCDYHEF